The Candidatus Taylorbacteria bacterium nucleotide sequence TGGCAAATTAGGAATATGGACACTACTGACTGCCTCAACCTATGGCGTCCTAGGTTTTTGGTCGGCTTACTATTTTAAAAAACACAAAGCCAATAGAGCAAATTATGTTCGATTTGCAATTCTCGGAACTCTTTTTTTTGATGCAGTAACCGGTCTTTCTATAGGTCCACTATTTTTCCATCAGTCATTTATGGAGGCGTTCATCGGCCAGATTCCATTCACAGGACTTCATCTCGTAGGCAACATATCATTTGCGATTGTATTGAGCCCTGCGCTTTATAGATTTGTCGTTGAAAATAAAAGGCTAGAAACAGCGTCGATTGTTAACATTTTTAATTTTAAAAGAATTTGAATACTATGAAAAATAAAAAAAAGTTCACAGCACTTACAAGAATACAAAAACGCGACGGAACAGTCGTTCCTTTTGACGAGAAGCGCATTCATCGCGCCATTTTACGGGCGATGAATGCAATTGGGGAAGGGAGCGAGTCCGACGCTCTTATGGTTATGCATAAGGTACTTGAGGCACTTATCCTTCTTA carries:
- a CDS encoding ECF transporter S component encodes the protein MDTYKKNWFKFVVGFIACLLIRLIPFRAPNIEPVLATQMPFSKAYGAFAGFLFAFLNIALFDFITGKLGIWTLLTASTYGVLGFWSAYYFKKHKANRANYVRFAILGTLFFDAVTGLSIGPLFFHQSFMEAFIGQIPFTGLHLVGNISFAIVLSPALYRFVVENKRLETASIVNIFNFKRI